From Brassica rapa cultivar Chiifu-401-42 chromosome A06, CAAS_Brap_v3.01, whole genome shotgun sequence:
AGGGATACACGTTATGTTCGATCCTTGTGTTCTCGTTGTTCGCTTCGTGCGTAAGAAGCAAGGAGACGAAGGAGTTTGTGTTGACATTGGATCACACTAACTTCACCGAAACCATCAACAAGCATGATTTCATTGTCGTCGAGTTTTACGCCCCATGGTATTGCATTTGTAATGATTCaacgtttttttattttattgatatgagTTTTTTTGTGTGTTCGTGAATCTGATGGATCCCTGCATGGATCTGAATTGATCGTTTGATTATTCTTTTGTCCCTTATGGATTTGCGTGCGAATGATTTTCTTCTGATCACTAACGTCATCTGGTTATTGCACTGTTGATCTATGATCTGAGGTCACAATACGTGCTTGTGTAATCGATGCGTGAGAGTATTTGTAATCTTGTGTATTTtgtaatctcttcttcttcttcttcaggtgTGGACACTGCAAGCAGCTAGCTCCTGAGGTAAAAATCTATCATCATTTAGTTATTTGTATAATTTCTATAGTCGTGagtgttgatttttgtttgtttgtttatagtACGAGAAGGCTGCGTCAGAATTGAGCAGTCATGTCCCTCCAGTGGTTCTCGCCAAGATCGATGCAAGCGAGGAAACAAACAAAGAATTTGCAACAAAGTACTCGGTTCAGGGCTTCCCAACAATCAAGATCCTCAGAAACGGAGGAAAAGCTGTTCAAGAATACAACGGACCTCGTGAAGCTGACGGCATTGTTACTTACTTGAAGAAACAAAGCGGTCCTGCTTCTTTAGAAATCAAGTCTGCTGATGCTGCTTCTGAGGTTGTTGGTGACAAGAATGTGGTTGCAGTAAGTGTCAAGAAAACATCATTCATATTCTGTTTCATGATCATTTCATTATATAACTTCACTTTCTCTTGTGTTTATAGGTTGGTGTTTTCCCTAAACTATCTGGCGCTGAGTTTGACTCTTTCATGGCCACTGCTGAGAAACTGCGCTCTGATTATGATTTCGCACACACCACAGATGCTAAGCTTCTTCCTCGTGGAGAGTCTGTGACAGGACCTGTAGTCAGGCTATTCAAACCCTTTGATGAACTCTTTGTTGATTTCAGGGTACATGAGATAAATCTTTTCACTTTGTATTATGAATGAGTGGTCTTGTTCTTATGGTACACTCTTGTGTAATGCATCCAGGATTTTGTTGGAGAAGCTTTGGAGAAATTTGTCAAAGAATCAAGCATTCCTCTTATCACCGTCTTTGATAGTGATCCAAACAACCATCCATATGTTCTCAAATTCTTTGAAATCCCTAATACTAAGGTAACTCATAGGTCTCTCACTCTGTAACCTGTTCAtgaattatactaaaatatgtagtttgtttttgtttattatctCTGTCACTAAAAGCTTTCATGTTCTTCACTGATCCTATAATTGCTAACCTTGTACTGGTTTTGATCAGAGTTTGTCAATAAATTATCAGTACATAtagttgtatttataaatttgggGTCTAATAATCTATTATACAAATTAGCCACTAAAATTTTGAGGATTGAAGACGAATGTTTCATCTCGCTATGCCCATGAACAGTCATGGCTTTGATGATGGGTACTATGTTGAGTTTCAGGCGTTGTTTTTCTTGAACTTCAACGGAGAAGGAGCTGAGACTCTTAAATCAAAGTACCGTGAAGTTGCTGCTTCCAACAAGGGACATGGTCTTAGCTTTCTTCTCGGTGATGCAAAGAACAGCGAAGAGGCATTACAGGTTTAGTCTTCCTACTGTTTCATCCTGTGTTGGTTACAAAATGCTAAGCAGTTTTTCTGAACCAATAACAGCACTATGGAGTCGAACAGAGGCAACTTCCTCTCATCATCCTTCAGACAGTGGATGACAAGAAGTACCTGAAAACAAATGTGGAGGTTGACCAGATTGAATCATGGATCAATGACTTCAAGGACGGGAAAGCTTCCCCGTACAAAAAATCTCAACCTATCCCGGGTGAAAACAACGAGCCAGTGAAGGTTGTTGTTGCTGAGAACCTTGACGAGATGGTCTTCAGCTCTGGAAAGAACGGTGAGTTACATAACAAGGTTAAATAGAAAATAGTTTCCCAAACTAATGGATCATTTTTTTTACTTGCAGTCTTGCTTGAGTTCTATGCTCCATGGTGTGGACACTGCCAAAACCTTGTTCCAATCTTGGACGAAGTTGCTGTGTCGTACCAAAGCGACCCAAGTGTAGTCATTGCTAAGTTTGTAAGTCATTAGTGTATGTTTATTGATCCTCTGCGGTTTTATCTTGTTGGTTTCTTACTCATTTCACTCTCGTCCAGGATGCAACCGCAAACGACTTCCCACATGACACCTTTGATGTGAAGGGCTTCCCGACCATTTACTTAAGATCAGCGAATGGAAACATTGTGCTTTATAAAGGAGACAGGACAAAGGAAGATATCATAAGCTTCATTGACAAGAACAAGGACACAGCTGGAGAGACTAAGACAGAGGAAAAGAAAACTAAGGAAGTTAAGGACGAGCTCTGAGGGGAGAAAGTGTGTTCTATCTCTAAGCTGCTAACTTAATTAGTTTGGTAGTTTTGAGGAATCTACACAGAAGAAGACAAGGCTTTGAATAGATAGACATAAAGATAATGTCTCTTTATCTATTCATTAGAGTTTTAAAATGCAATCTGCAGAACAATAACATCTGCttcatttgtttttgttttggtcattttttattttattttttgaactcTGTTCTCTTTTAATATTATGAGTGGTATAATACAAACCTAGGGATCAAATTTCTAATACCATCTCTAAtgatttactctattttttactttttgataGAGTTGACTTCCACTcaaatggtactctattttagaacgaaaaatagaatgataaacaaaaaaaaaaacaatgtaagACATCTATCTCTaacatcactctattttttcctctaaaatggagtaaaagagagtatgaagtaaaaatattctaatCCTACCATATTTCTCACTCTTTAATGGGATTTACTCCACAAATAGAGTAacctattttttgtttgttcattacTCTATTATGGTGTGAGAAATGAAATAGGATTGAAgcttttttactctatattctATTTTATTCCATCttggagaaaaaataaaattttatattggagatgctcttattctatatataaagtaaatCCATTtcttactctattatagaatagaaaatagagtatcattggaacatttttactctaaactatattttagagtgaaaaatagaatgtggttggaaatgctctaaaacaaaaaaaaagtgaaatctaATCCATCTTAAGCTCAGAGGTTTAGTAATCAACATGAAGAATTTCTACCGTTAGAACATTATATTGGAACAAAATCCTTGGTTTAGACATATCCAATAGTTGCAAAATGATGTCTacataaaagaaaagagaaactgCTGCCCTTGAATCAAAAACTTACTTTCTTTTATGCTCATCAAACTCTAGCACATGTTATAAAAGTAAACCATCAAGAAAACGATTAACATTGACATTTTAATCAAATGTTTGATAATGAGAAACTTACTCTTTCCATGGCTTCTTTTAGAATCTCTGCAAACTTTGCTTCTCTTTCTTACAAaatcattaatatttattatctaACAGAGGAaatagaacaaaacaaaaagtagaAAAGATACACATTTTTAACTTATTATGTCCATTACAAAAACCAAAGAATCATGCATCTCCTTAGAAACATCCTACATATCGTCATTCGTTGAGTGAAGACATCTTACAACTTTCTATAACAATTTCAGTTGAGTGCAGTACCTGCAGAGTTGCTGATATAACTCTTCTTCTTAGCAACTGTCCACCTTAAACAATGGAGCCAATGCAAAAGATATCTCCATAATCCAAGGGAAGAGGTTTGCCTAAAAGATTTATGTGTAGATGTAAAACATCTCACAAGCTTTCATCTAATTCTCCATTGCTTCTTCTTTGACAAGCTGAGCTTAATCTCCATGGATAAGCCTAAacaagcttcatcaaaaggtgtTAATGTTtagatagatttaaacaaatcaaaaataaaGTGTCAAAAGAGTAAATATCAACATTCATTCAACATTTTTTCTGTTTCATCAGTAGACTCAATAGTTAGGCCACCTTGATTAGCCTGAACAAAATGGAGCATATATGGTACCACATAATAATGTATTCTCCATAATCTTCAAACTTAAAACAAGATAATATCTCAACCTTGCCTACATAAACGAAAAATAGAAttaagaaaaacatatttttttctaaacaaaaaaacaaaattattaaatgcTTATTCATATTATATTGTAATCACAAAAGTACATCCTATGGATCAATGGATCTTCATCAATCATTTTTTCACGCATTGCGTCGAACATTTCAATTATTTGCCGTAAATTTTGTTAGCATACCAGTAGAGTTAGTACCCACATATGAATAGAAGAAAATGACACAATAACAAATGAAAAAATGGTAAAACATACCTCATATGTATCTTCTTGAAATCTTGGTTTTCTAATTAGCATTACAACAGAGTTCATACATACCAAAAATAACATGCACAACTCTTCAGTGACTTCTTCATTTACTTTCAAGATCTTTAACGCTTCCCCTAGTTCTGTTTGTGTTTaccaaccaaaaaataaaagttgaatTATTGAAGTTGACAATAAACACGGACGGTCAAATAATTATGTTTGTGCCCCTGCAACCAAGTTATCTTCTCTTTGTACTAATTTCTTTAAGTGTGATGCCATAATTTCAAATGAACATAAATAGCTCGAAGCGGCTGCTACGACATGAGAATGTGCCTGAGATAATAAATGAATGTCACTAACTTGAATGTTTAAATCGAAATCATCTATATCATTAGCAAGTATATGGAAAGTGTTGGTGATGCTCTAATGCCAAAGAAAgccacaaaacaaaagaaaaccgACCAATTGCATCTATGACTGTCCATTTTATCCAAAGTTGTTCATGTTTAAAAATTGTTGACACCACGTGCATGATTTCCTCTGATTTTTCTTCTAACACTTGCATAAAAAGAAGAGGTGAGAAAACAAAATACAATAATGATTTTGGTGTTAGAAGTGTTTTCAAGCTTTTAATGATCTCATTACATTGAGATAGTTTGAAAGTGCTTAGGCAAGTTACCAAGACTCAAAGATAGCGCTCATAGTAATAATGTTTGTGTCTCCcgaaaatacaataaaaactgAAAGTCAAATAATTGAAATAGATTTTGCTATTATGGATAATTCATTTTCATCACAAGTGTTATTATTTAgttaaatataaacaaaatacaaatacaaggctcaaaataataaataataaacctTTTATCCAACACTTTTTTGGTTTCACTAGTAAACTTAATAACTAAATCGACTTGATAAACTAATTGAAATAGACTTTTGGTTTCACTAGAAGTAATTATGTTTGTGTCTACCaaaatacaagaaaaaaatgaaaatcaacTAACTGAAATAGAATTTTTCTACTATGGAAAAATTAACTGCATCAAAAGTGTTAATATTTCgttaaatataaacaaaacacaaatacaagggtcaaaaacatatataataaacctTTTAtccaacatatttttttggtttcactAATAAtcttaataactaaatatttGTACAATATAACTAATGTATTTTCTAATATccgtttaaaataaataaaatatctcaACTTTCCATACATAAACCTACTACACAAACGAAAAGATAGATCTAAGCgaaaaatgaataaaagttTATCCATATATATTGTAGTCCAAATGTATTTCATCAATCGAATGGATCAATGTATCATCTTCAATTAATTTGTTACACATTGActcaaaaatacaaaaaaattgttagcATGCTAATAGAAGTGAAACACATAATATTCTACAGCTTCTacatatagtttttatttaataaaaaaattggcacgaataattatttatgtttcaatTCTTAAAATAATCAACTACTATGATCTGGTGATGAAAAACACCGAAAGTAGCATAAGTTTGTCTTAAAACTTTAGATCATAAGCTCACTTGCCCTGGAAGTAGCagaagttttaaaatttcaggaTCTAGTTTTGTTGAGATGTGTGTCTATTATTAGCTTTTCTAGGTATATTTGTGCTTTTAAGCCATTAGAGCACCAGCATTAATGAATCTTCGGTTGGGGTtcataatttgaattttttattattattttttttatttttcgtttgattttttttttttaaataaataaattgaccAATAGCGGGCCGCCATGTAGCATGGGGCCCGCTGAACAATGACGACCCGGGTTCATGCGGAAGGAGCGTGGCGAGACAGGGTCATTAGTGTAgcatattataatatatttttt
This genomic window contains:
- the LOC103873019 gene encoding protein disulfide isomerase-like 1-1; this encodes MAMKGYTLCSILVFSLFASCVRSKETKEFVLTLDHTNFTETINKHDFIVVEFYAPWCGHCKQLAPEYEKAASELSSHVPPVVLAKIDASEETNKEFATKYSVQGFPTIKILRNGGKAVQEYNGPREADGIVTYLKKQSGPASLEIKSADAASEVVGDKNVVAVGVFPKLSGAEFDSFMATAEKLRSDYDFAHTTDAKLLPRGESVTGPVVRLFKPFDELFVDFRDFVGEALEKFVKESSIPLITVFDSDPNNHPYVLKFFEIPNTKALFFLNFNGEGAETLKSKYREVAASNKGHGLSFLLGDAKNSEEALQHYGVEQRQLPLIILQTVDDKKYLKTNVEVDQIESWINDFKDGKASPYKKSQPIPGENNEPVKVVVAENLDEMVFSSGKNVLLEFYAPWCGHCQNLVPILDEVAVSYQSDPSVVIAKFDATANDFPHDTFDVKGFPTIYLRSANGNIVLYKGDRTKEDIISFIDKNKDTAGETKTEEKKTKEVKDEL